Proteins encoded in a region of the Euleptes europaea isolate rEulEur1 chromosome 3, rEulEur1.hap1, whole genome shotgun sequence genome:
- the KICS2 gene encoding KICSTOR subunit 2 codes for MGEAVPLGAPVPVEQAVLETFFSHLGIFSYDKAKDNVEKEREASKSAGASWLSLLAGLAHLAAAEKAYHSMTFLGQKLGGQSFFSRKDSIRTIYTSLHNELKKVVATGRNALGGTAPHLEELLSHLSEQLCFFVQARMEIADFYEKMYSLSTQKFINSEELVNILETILKKYSSRFHHPILSPLESNFQLEADVLTHLLKAQAQISEWKFLPSLVNLHNAHTKLQTWGQIFEKQRETKKHLFGGQSQKAVQPPHLFLWLMKLKNSLLAKFSFYFHEALSRQTTPSEMKTLTAKANPDYFGKISSFIRKYDAVNISLIFDNRGSESFQGHGYHHPHSYREAPKGVDQYPAVVSLPSDRPVMHWPNVIMIMTDRTSDLNSLEKVVHFYDDKVQSTYFLTRPEPHFTIVVIFESKKSERDSHFISFLNEISHSLKNSKAFASLKPGSKG; via the exons ATGGGGGAGGCGGTCCCCCTGGGCGCGCCCGTGCCGGTGGAGCAGGCGGTGCTGGAGACCTTCTTCTCCCACCTGGGTATCTTTTCCTACGATAAGGCCAAGGACAATGTGGAGAAGGAACGGGAAGCGAGCAAGAGCGCCGGGGCCAGCTGGCTTTCGCTCCTGGCTGGGCTGGCCCATCTGGCTGCCGCCGAGAAGGCCTATCACAGCATGACCTTCTTGGGCCAGAAATTAG GTGGGCAGTCATTCTTCAGCCGAAAGGACTCCATACGCACAATTTACACATCTCTGCATAATGAATTGAAGAAGGTGGTAGCAACAGGCCGGAATGCATTGGGAGGAACAGCCCCTCACCTAGAAGAACTGCTCTCTCACCTCTCTGAgcagctctgtttttttgttcagGCTCGGATGGAAATTGCTGACTTTTATGAAAAAATGTACAGCCTTAGCACCCAGAAGTTTATCAATTCTGAAGAATTAGTAAACATCTTGGAAACCATATTAAAGAAATACAGCTCAAG GTTTCATCATCCTATCCTTAGTCCTCTTGAAAGCAATTTCCAGTTAGAAGCAGATGTGCTTACCCATCTTTTGAAGGCTCAGGCACAGATCTCAGAGTGGAAATTCCTCCCATCATTGGTCAACTTGCACAATGCTCACACAAAGCTACAAACATGGGGACAGATCTTTGAGAAGCAACGAGAAACCAAGAAACATCTGTTCGGTGGCCAATCCCAGAAGGCTGTTCAGCCGCCACATCTTTTCCTTTGGCTGATGAAACTCAAAAATAGCCTTCTTGCCAAATTTAGCTTTTACTTTCATGAAGCACTTAGTCGCCAAACAACTCCATCCGAAATGAAAACTTTGACTGCAAAAGCCAATCCTGACTATTTTGGGAAAATTTCCAGCTTCATCAGGAAATATGATGCTGTTAATATTTCTTTAATCTTTGACAACCGGGGGTCAGAGAGCTTTCAGGGACATGGTTATCATCATCCCCATTCCTATCGTGAAGCCCCAAAGGGTGTAGATCAGTATCCCGCAGTAGTCTCTCTGCCCAGCGACAGGCCTGTGATGCACTGGCCCAACGTCATTATGATTATGACTGACCGAACCTCTGACCTCAACAGTTTGGAAAAGGTGGTTCATTTCTATGATGACAAAGTTCAGAGCACATACTTCCTGACCCGCCCAGAGCCTCACTTTACCATTGTAGTTATTTTTGAATCCAAGAAGTCAGAGAGAGATTCTCACTTCATTTCTTTTCTCAATGAAATTTCACATTCCCTCAAAAACTCTAAAGCTTTTGCAAGTCTGAAGCCTGGATCCAAAGGATGA